A region from the Aegilops tauschii subsp. strangulata cultivar AL8/78 chromosome 5, Aet v6.0, whole genome shotgun sequence genome encodes:
- the LOC109773999 gene encoding uncharacterized protein — protein sequence MSAAGPRVAGAARRPSSPRPPSSSAGGRERPPSAGAGGRERPQPTTRRGDEDPRAAADSKASNSKKRLPSAAAAARGALPSMLLRRSELLRRGGKNGNMQSLNVSCASEASDDSFCSRASTGRIGRPAGAAARRRAAGGSSAGPPSARKAASVAPDGAGAAAAVALGSMIGEAAAAPGPPRCPWVTRNTDPCYTAFHDQEWGVPVHDDRKLFEMLVLSGALAEMAWPVILSKRDAFREVFMDFDPLLVSKLNEKKFLGPCSPARSLLSEHRLRTIVENAHELLKIIEEFGSLDEYCWGFLNYKPMVGRYRSPREVPLRTPKAEALSQDLMRRGLRGVGPTVVYAFMQAVGMANDHLATCYRLDECAAAEASDGGHGGTLVKEQEMGKMCGMMIECVSLESSMAAAMISIS from the exons ATGTCCGCCGCGGGGCCCAGGGTCGCCGGTGCAGCCCGCAGGCCGTCGTCCCCGAGGCCGCCGTCATCCAGCGCCGGGGGGAGGGAGAGGCCGCCGTCGGCCGGCGCCGGTGGGAGGGAGAGGCCGCAGCCGACGACGCGCCGCGGCGACGAGGACCCGCGGGCGGCCGCCGACAGCAAGGCCTCCAACTCCAAGAAGCGGCTGCCGTCCGCCGCGGCGGCCGCGAGGGGCGCGCTCCCGTCCATGCTGCTGCGCCGGTCCGAGCTGCTGCGCCGCGGCGGGAAGAACGGGAACATGCAGTCGCTCAACGTGTCGTGCGCCTCGGAGGCGTCCGACGACTCCTTCTGCAGCCGGGCGTCCACAGGCAGgatcggccggccggcgggggcCGCTGcccggcggagggcggccggcgGATCGTCGGCGGGGCCCCCTTCCGCTCGGAAGGCGGCCAGCGTTGCGCCGGACGGTGCAGGAGCCGCCGCTGCGGTGGCACTGGGTTCGATGATCGGAGAAGCTGCGGCGGCGCCGGGGCCGCCGAGGTGCCCCTGGGTGACCCGTAACACTG ATCCATGCTACACTGCCTTTCATGACCAGGAGTGGGGAGTCCCAGTGCATGACGACAG GAAACTATTTGAGATGCTTGTTCTGTCTGGTGCACTAGCTGAGATGGCATGGCCTGTAATCCTCAGCAAGAGGGACGCCTTCAG GGAAGTGTTCATGGATTTCGACCCTCTACTGGTGTCGAAGCTGAACGAGAAGAAATTCCTGGGGCCATGCAGCCCGGCCAGGTCCCTGTTGTCGGAGCACCGGCTCCGAACCATCGTCGAAAACGCGCACGAGTTACTAAAG ATCATAGAGGAGTTTGGGTCGCTGGATGAGTACTGCTGGGGCTTCCTCAACTACAAGCCCATGGTCGGCAGGTACCGGTCGCCCCGGGAGGTGCCGCTGCGGACGCCCAAGGCCGAGGCGCTCAGCCAGGACCTGATGCGGAGGGGCCTCCGCGGCGTCGGGCCGACGGTGGTCTACGCCTTCATGCAGGCCGTCGGCATGGCCAACGACCACCTCGCCACCTGCTACCGCCTCGACGAGTGCGCCGCTGCAGAGGCCTCcgacggcggccatggcggcaccCTGGTGAAGGAGCAGGAGATGGGCAAGATGTGCGGGATGATGATCGAGTGCGTCAGCCTGGAGAGTTCCATGGCCGCCGCCATGATCAGCATCTCGTAG